GAAATCGAAGCGGAGCTTCAGACCCTCAAGGGGGCAACCTCTCAAAGCCTGACGGTCGGAGTTTCGACATATTTCGCTGCGCGCTGGCTCTCGGCGCGGCTGATGACCTTCATGCAGCAGCATCAAGACGTGCAACTGCGCATCCAGCCGATGATCCAGTTCTCGGACCATGAAATGAAGGATGTCGATCTGGCGATCAGATGGGGCAATGGTCAGTGGGACGACGGGGTCGTGACGCCTTTCATGCCGATGCCTACCTTCCCCGTCGGAAATTCAGTCGCCGCGCGTCGCGTGGAGAGGCTGGGGATGAGAAAGGCAATCTCGGATTTCACCTTGCTTCGGGATCGCGATGACAGCAACGCATGGTCGGATTGGCTGGGCGCCGCCGCGCTGCCTCCGCAGGCCCGCCGTGACGTGTTGATCATCCCGGACCCGAATGTCCGGGTGCAGGCGGTGATCAACGGTCAGGGAATTGCGTTGATGGATGAGCTTGTCGAGAATGAACTGGCAGATGCAAAGCTGGCGCGTTTGTCAGCGACTGCGCTCCCCGACTACGGTTATTTCATCTACCGTTCTCACCGAGCCCCGGAAACAGAACCGACCCGGGTGTTTTCTGACTGGTTGTTGAGCCACACATGAGCAATCCTTCACTCGGAGGGCCAAATGGCCGTATTGCCCGTGTTCCAGTCGTCTGCTGAAAAATCCTGCATTATCTATGAAAGTCCGGAATGACGAGCCGCAGCGCAGCATGACAATAGGGCGCCAATGGCCGGATGGGGCTGGTGCTTCCCGGCTCCAGTTTCTTGAGCCTGGTGTCCCGATTGTGGCTCGTGCCGTAAGTCTCGTCGCACCCCTTGGATTAGATCGATCTGAGATGCGACCGCGGCCAGCCGTTCCCGGCACATGCATAAAATTCCCCATTCTGGTTTGGATGATTATTGCATGTCAGTCGGAGTTAGAAATCTTCCCAAGGGAAGCTTTCCAATCTCTCGATTCCGGTTTCCGTTACCAAAACTTGCGTCTCAAGCTTTACACTTTCAGATCCTTGTTCAGCCACGAGACTTTCAACACAGATTACCATACCAGGTTCGAAAACACCTGAGGTCGCGGTGTCGTCAAAGTCCAAATGGAGCGGGATAACTGGCCATTCATCTGCCATCCCGACACCGTGCGCTGCCAGTGAATAACGATAGTCGACATGTTGTGCGGGAATCCGCCAGCTTTTATCATTAAAATCAACGAAACTCATTCCTGGCTTCAAAATATCGAGGTTATGCGTGATCTGCTCCAGCGCGGTTGCATAAATGCGCCGCTGGGTGCTGGTCAGGGGCGTATGGCCACAGGTCCAACTGCGGGACAGGTCGGCGCAGTAGCCATAGGGGCCGATCATGTCGGTATCAAATGAGATCATCTCGCCCGCCCTGCAGGCCCGGTCCGAGCACTCTTTGTACCAGGGATTCGTGTTCGGGCCGCAGGTTAACAGTTTGGTTTCCAGCCAATCGCCACCCGAGCGCGCATTCTCAAAATGAAGGTGCGCCCAAAGCTCGCGCTCGGTTGCACCGGGGAGCGAATGCTCGTAAATGCGCGCCATCCCTGCCTCGCAAACCCGGATCGTCCAGCGCATCAGCTCGATTTCCTCTGCCGACTTGATGGAGCGCGCCCGTTCGGTCAATTCACAGCCTTCTACATCGATGACGCCGCGTGATCTGAGCGCATGCAGACCCGGCCCATCCAGCCTGTCGATTGCAAGCCGCATGTTGCCCCCGCCATGGTGACGCAATAGACCAGCGATTTCGTCGGCCCAGACTCCGGTAGCGGCAGACGCCTTGTCCCCCTTGGTCATGAACATCCACGAGACGGCGGTGCGTATCTCATCAATGCCGGGCAAACCGTCATTCAGATGTTCGCACCCCTTGAACTCCCAAAGGATTGCCGGGCCGCCAGCAAGAATCAGGGCGTAGCGCACCGGATTGTGGCTGGTCCACACCTGCATGTTCGAGCTGTCGAACGCATAACGGATGTTGATCGGGTCATAGAGCAGAAGCCCTGCCACGTCGTGCACTGCCATCTGATCACGCAGACGGCCCAGACGGTACCGACGCGCCCTATCCCGCGTTGCCTGAGAAATCGGGCTGATCAACGGTTTGTCTGCACCTCCACGGTTCAGATAGGTCAGTTTTCGCTCATCTTTGAATGCGTTCTGTGTCTGGGTCATTTGCTTTCTCGCAATATGCAGCGGTCACAAGTCTGGCGAAGCGAAGAAGGAGGCGGCCGACGCCTATTCTCCGGTTGGTGCCGTCTGTATGAGGTCAGCCATGTAATTTCGGAGGGCATCTGCGACGGGTTCGATCGAGAACACCTGATAGCCCTCGCGGCCGATTGGCAGTAGTGGCGCGACGATGTCCGCATATTCGCGCAGGCCGGCACCCAACGCGTAGGTTGGCAAGCCCCTCTTTCGGATCGCCCAGACCGAAATGATGATTTCTATCGTCAAGGCTAGACGCGCTGCGCCGAGCATCTTTTCCAGATCAGAAACGGCATGAAATGCGTGGCTGGCGGTGTCTTCGACGCCGTCGGCAACCTGGCCGACGGATAAAAGCAAAGACGGCGCTGCCCAGATTTTTACTGATGTAATGAAGGAGGCGGCCAGGTGCCCAAGATTGAGAAACTGCACCCCCCGAGCGGACTGTCGTGATTCGAGAAACCAGTCGGCAGACCCGAGAATTCAGTCCATTGCAGTTTATGGATTCGCTCGCCGGCAATGTCGACTGCCTTGGCCAGCGCCTGCCGCAGCCCGTCGATCGCCAGCGTCATGCGCGTTGTGTCCATGTTGCCATGCGAGCGAGCGCACTTGTGTTCGCGATCCATGATTGGATTGTCGGTCACGCTGTTCAGTTCATCGTCCCAAACTGATACCGCACGCTCCAACATCTCTTGCAGCGCTCCATTGACTTGCACACCGCAGCGGAAGCTCAGTGGATCCTGGATGCGCCGAGCAGCCCCGTCCTCCCAGAGCTGACTGTCATGTAGAAGCTGCCGCAGTCTGCAACTGACAGCTGCCTGGCCGTTGCGCCGGTGTGCCTTATTCACCTGCTGGCTGATCGCGTTTAGATTGGCGCGAGAGGCTTCCAGTGCCAACGCCAGTGACAGGTTGGCAAGATCGAGAACAGCGCGCGCTTCCATCAGCACCTCCGCGCCC
The genomic region above belongs to Aquicoccus sp. G2-2 and contains:
- a CDS encoding LysR substrate-binding domain-containing protein codes for the protein MRNRFHHHDSLRLFAEIARHPSFSTAAEALNMTKGAISYQIKTLEADLGMVLFRRTARGVTLTGEGLKVLAASQTRYEEIEAELQTLKGATSQSLTVGVSTYFAARWLSARLMTFMQQHQDVQLRIQPMIQFSDHEMKDVDLAIRWGNGQWDDGVVTPFMPMPTFPVGNSVAARRVERLGMRKAISDFTLLRDRDDSNAWSDWLGAAALPPQARRDVLIIPDPNVRVQAVINGQGIALMDELVENELADAKLARLSATALPDYGYFIYRSHRAPETEPTRVFSDWLLSHT
- a CDS encoding Xaa-Pro peptidase family protein; translation: MTQTQNAFKDERKLTYLNRGGADKPLISPISQATRDRARRYRLGRLRDQMAVHDVAGLLLYDPINIRYAFDSSNMQVWTSHNPVRYALILAGGPAILWEFKGCEHLNDGLPGIDEIRTAVSWMFMTKGDKASAATGVWADEIAGLLRHHGGGNMRLAIDRLDGPGLHALRSRGVIDVEGCELTERARSIKSAEEIELMRWTIRVCEAGMARIYEHSLPGATERELWAHLHFENARSGGDWLETKLLTCGPNTNPWYKECSDRACRAGEMISFDTDMIGPYGYCADLSRSWTCGHTPLTSTQRRIYATALEQITHNLDILKPGMSFVDFNDKSWRIPAQHVDYRYSLAAHGVGMADEWPVIPLHLDFDDTATSGVFEPGMVICVESLVAEQGSESVKLETQVLVTETGIERLESFPWEDF